One segment of Paenibacillus rhizovicinus DNA contains the following:
- a CDS encoding sugar ABC transporter substrate-binding protein has product MKKTVSLLMVLTLAATMTACGSKSENNTGNTNTGTANNGTANNGAAGNGTNAGGEEAELTPEPGATLLVWEAKEERPFVEKMMQEFKDKYGVEVKMEEIGAGDQVAKLTTDGPAGIAADVVLFPHDNLGKAVSSGLVLPNDEFEDAAKAENSEIAVNAVTYDGILYGYPRAVETYAMFYNKDLIATPPTSFDEVKTFAKTFNDKKNNKYAFMWDIGNFYFSYPFLSSTGGYVYGNGGQDKADIGLNNEGAIQGATYFASLKKDVLPLKSGDVTYDIKKGLFTGGTLAMNIDGPWAIGDIKKSGINFGVAPIPTIDGKPAVSFSGVKAWYVNSFTKYPNAAKLFARFASTKEAQLEDFTLTGAIPANKEATEDPKIQNDEVVKAFIEQFKNSQYMPSIPEMGNVWTPIGAALSDIWNAGKDPKTALDNAVKQIQDANAAASK; this is encoded by the coding sequence ATGAAAAAAACCGTATCCTTACTGATGGTATTAACGCTTGCCGCTACGATGACCGCTTGCGGTTCGAAATCCGAGAACAACACTGGCAACACCAATACGGGCACGGCGAACAACGGTACGGCCAATAACGGCGCAGCGGGCAACGGAACGAACGCCGGCGGCGAAGAAGCGGAACTGACACCCGAGCCGGGCGCGACTTTGCTCGTATGGGAAGCCAAAGAAGAACGTCCTTTCGTAGAGAAAATGATGCAGGAATTCAAAGATAAATACGGCGTAGAAGTGAAAATGGAAGAGATCGGCGCAGGCGACCAAGTCGCGAAGCTGACGACGGACGGTCCTGCGGGCATCGCGGCAGACGTCGTATTGTTCCCTCACGATAACTTGGGCAAAGCGGTTTCCTCCGGCCTCGTGCTGCCGAACGACGAGTTCGAAGACGCAGCCAAAGCGGAAAACAGCGAAATCGCCGTGAATGCGGTCACTTACGACGGTATCCTCTACGGTTACCCGCGTGCGGTCGAAACGTATGCGATGTTCTACAACAAAGACCTGATCGCAACGCCGCCGACATCGTTCGACGAAGTGAAGACATTCGCTAAGACGTTCAACGACAAGAAGAACAACAAGTATGCCTTCATGTGGGATATCGGCAACTTCTACTTCAGCTATCCGTTCCTGTCTTCGACCGGCGGCTACGTGTACGGCAACGGCGGTCAGGACAAAGCGGATATCGGCCTGAACAACGAAGGTGCTATCCAAGGCGCGACTTACTTCGCATCGCTGAAGAAAGACGTGCTGCCGCTTAAATCCGGCGACGTGACGTACGACATCAAGAAAGGTCTCTTCACGGGCGGCACGCTGGCGATGAACATCGACGGTCCTTGGGCAATCGGCGACATCAAGAAATCCGGCATCAACTTCGGCGTGGCTCCGATTCCGACCATTGATGGCAAACCGGCTGTTTCCTTCTCCGGCGTTAAAGCTTGGTACGTCAACTCGTTCACGAAATATCCGAACGCGGCGAAGCTGTTCGCGCGGTTCGCGTCTACGAAAGAAGCGCAGCTGGAGGACTTCACGCTGACTGGCGCTATCCCGGCCAATAAAGAAGCGACGGAAGATCCGAAGATCCAAAACGACGAAGTCGTAAAAGCGTTCATCGAGCAATTCAAAAACTCGCAGTACATGCCTTCGATTCCTGAAATGGGCAATGTATGGACGCCGATCGGCGCAGCGCTCTCCGACATCTGGAACGCGGGCAAAGATCCGAAGACGGCGCTCGACAACGCGGTCAAACAAATTCAAGATGCGAACGCGGCGGCTTCCAAATAA
- a CDS encoding carbohydrate ABC transporter permease → MQRHRRTASILSFIAMGLGQLYNRQFVKGILLLCVEIMGGYYFVSKLPHAIWGLVTLGDVPTHLVKVGKRYKNVVGDHSVNLLIGGLVILILFSLFIIIYVMNVRDAYRTGKQRDEGIKPSSFRTSMSYVADKRFPQLLLTLPAISVLFLTIMPIMMAILLAFTNYSAPEHIPPAKLVDWVGFQTFIDLLSLKTWSHTFYGVLIWTVIWAVIATVTTYFGGLLVALLIDQKGIRFKGLWRSLFIIPYAIPQLISLLVMRNLFNGQFGPINQYLSYFGLGKVPWLTDPTWAKVTVILVNMWVGIPVSMVLILGVLTAIPKDMYEAAEVDGATPFQKLRVITLPFVFFATTPILITQFAGNINNFNVIFLLTNGEPVNGNYQYAGSTDLLVTWLYKLTLNNNKYNFASAIGIIIFVLVASLSIWGYRSSRSFKEEDMIQ, encoded by the coding sequence ATGCAGCGCCATCGAAGAACAGCATCAATTCTATCATTCATTGCCATGGGTCTTGGGCAATTGTACAACCGCCAATTCGTGAAGGGCATCTTGCTGCTTTGCGTGGAAATTATGGGCGGCTACTATTTCGTGTCGAAGCTTCCGCATGCGATTTGGGGCTTGGTTACGCTCGGCGACGTGCCGACGCATCTCGTGAAAGTCGGCAAGCGATACAAGAACGTCGTTGGCGACCATTCGGTCAATCTGCTGATCGGCGGACTTGTCATCCTGATTTTGTTCAGCTTGTTCATTATTATCTATGTCATGAACGTCAGGGATGCGTACCGAACAGGCAAGCAGCGGGACGAAGGCATCAAGCCTTCATCGTTCAGGACATCCATGAGCTACGTAGCGGACAAGAGATTCCCGCAGCTGCTGCTTACGCTGCCGGCGATTTCCGTCTTGTTCCTTACGATCATGCCGATTATGATGGCGATTCTGCTCGCCTTCACGAACTATTCCGCGCCGGAGCATATTCCGCCGGCCAAGCTTGTCGATTGGGTCGGATTTCAGACGTTTATCGATTTGCTCTCGCTTAAAACGTGGAGCCATACGTTCTACGGCGTCCTTATTTGGACTGTCATTTGGGCGGTTATCGCGACGGTCACCACGTATTTCGGCGGCCTGCTCGTCGCGCTGCTGATCGATCAGAAGGGCATTCGCTTCAAAGGACTGTGGCGCTCGCTCTTCATTATTCCTTACGCGATCCCGCAGCTGATCTCGCTGCTCGTCATGCGTAACTTGTTCAACGGTCAGTTCGGTCCGATCAACCAATACCTCAGCTACTTCGGTCTTGGCAAGGTGCCGTGGCTGACGGATCCGACTTGGGCGAAGGTAACGGTCATCCTCGTCAACATGTGGGTCGGTATTCCGGTCTCCATGGTGCTCATTCTCGGGGTGCTTACGGCCATTCCGAAGGATATGTACGAAGCCGCGGAGGTGGACGGCGCGACGCCGTTCCAGAAGCTGCGCGTGATTACGCTCCCGTTCGTGTTCTTCGCGACTACGCCGATTCTGATCACGCAGTTCGCGGGCAACATCAACAACTTCAACGTCATCTTCCTGCTGACCAACGGCGAACCGGTCAACGGAAATTATCAGTACGCGGGCAGCACGGATTTGCTCGTCACCTGGCTGTACAAGCTGACGCTGAACAACAACAAATACAACTTTGCATCGGCGATCGGCATTATTATTTTCGTGCTCGTGGCTTCGCTCTCGATCTGGGGCTACCGTAGTTCGCGTTCGTTCAAAGAGGAGGATATGATCCAATGA
- a CDS encoding sugar ABC transporter permease: MSMKSKNVFRLSVSYVILIILAIAAVYPAVWVLFSALRPGSSLFSKSFFPSHPTFTHFKELFTSPSFQFGRWYWNTLKIATMSMILSTLLTTLSMYALSRFRFQGRKTILTTMLVLGMFPGFMSMVAIYILLLQLDLLDTHTALVLVYSSGSVLSGFIVKGFYDTIPRSLDEAARIDGANHLTIFWRIMLPLSRPMLTYIGLTTFTGAWVDFIFARLVLRTKEKWTLAVGMWDMVANFQNSNFTLFAAGAVLIAIPIMILFAFLQKFLVQGLTAGASKG, encoded by the coding sequence ATGAGCATGAAATCGAAGAATGTTTTCCGGCTCTCCGTGTCCTATGTCATTCTGATTATCCTGGCTATCGCGGCCGTCTATCCGGCGGTTTGGGTACTGTTCTCGGCGCTTCGCCCGGGCAGCTCGCTCTTCAGCAAGTCGTTCTTCCCGTCTCATCCGACGTTCACGCATTTCAAAGAACTGTTCACCTCGCCGAGCTTTCAGTTCGGCCGCTGGTACTGGAATACGCTGAAGATCGCGACGATGTCGATGATTCTGTCGACGTTGCTGACGACGCTCAGCATGTACGCCTTGTCGCGCTTCCGCTTCCAAGGCCGCAAAACGATCCTGACGACCATGCTCGTGCTGGGCATGTTCCCTGGCTTCATGAGCATGGTGGCTATCTACATTCTGCTGCTGCAGCTCGACCTTCTGGATACGCATACGGCGCTCGTCCTTGTGTATTCGTCCGGCTCGGTGCTGAGCGGTTTCATTGTCAAAGGCTTCTACGATACGATCCCGCGGAGTCTTGACGAAGCGGCGCGCATCGACGGCGCGAACCACCTGACGATCTTCTGGCGCATCATGCTGCCGTTGTCGCGTCCAATGCTGACGTATATCGGCCTTACGACGTTTACGGGCGCTTGGGTCGACTTCATCTTCGCGCGGCTTGTCCTGCGGACGAAGGAGAAATGGACGCTCGCGGTCGGCATGTGGGATATGGTGGCGAATTTCCAGAACAGTAACTTCACCTTATTCGCGGCAGGTGCCGTGCTGATCGCGATTCCGATCATGATTCTGTTCGCGTTCCTGCAGAAGTTCCTTGTCCAAGGCTTGACGGCGGGGGCTTCCAAAGGATGA